The window tcCTTGCAGTCAAGTTTTCCAAGCAGGGATTCCCATGGGATGTTTATGCACCAGTGCTCCCTTCCCAACTGACCTCATACTCCCTGAGGCATCACATGGAATCCAGCATGCATCCCATGCCTTGCTCTGTGTGCTCTTCCAAGGGACTGGAGAAAACCTTTATCTGGTGGCAGTGCTACTGGTAGACCAACCTGATGTCCCAGTGTGGGACAGAAGATGCCCTTGGCAAAGCCTCATTAAATCCTAAGTGCTCAGGACAGTATTAGGAGCAGGTTTTAGAGCCTCTTGTGCTTGAAGTTGGCTTGTCTTCAATATAGGACTTGTCTCTGTCCAAGAGGGTCAAGAGGGGGGAAACTCATCTGAGATCCCATAGAAGGATAGAGGTTGGAAAGACCTCAAGGATCATTTGGTCTAACCTTGATTGGCAAAGCATGATCTAAACTAGATGTCCCAGTCACCACCTCCCTGAAtagattattccaatggctggttgttctcatgggaaacattttcctcttgtgttcaGTGGGAATTTCCCCcgcagtaacttgtgcccacCACCCCTGGTCTTTCCCATtggactccttgtaaaaagggaatctccatcttctttgtagtcACCCTTTAAGTATTTGGACATGGGGATAATGGCAGGGAGGAGCTGCTGATGATGATGTGTGTGCTTCACAGCTTACAGAACACCTCTGTTTTCCCTAGTGTGACAAAACAGGTCACACCACTTCACACAACACAGCTTTGTGGCAGGGGCAATGTTAGGTGGGCTCCTGCAGAGGGAAGGCACTCGAGTAGGAAAAGGTAAAAGCTGCTAAGTTAGGAGATGTTGAAAACCTGGTATAAGAAGGGTTTGTCTTACTATGAGAATAAAGCACTCCTGTGCCAGTCTAAAGCTCTAATGTATGTTTTCATGCAGTGATACCAAGtacagaggaggccatgaggatgctcaggagctgcagcacctcctgtatggagacaggctgagaaagttggggctgttcagcctggagaagagaaggctgcgtggagacctcagagcagcttccagtatctgaaggggcctacagggatgctggggagggactgttcattagggactgtagtgataggacaaggggtaacgggttgaaacttaaacaggggaaatttagattggatataaggaagaaattctttcctgtgagggtgctgaggcactggaatgggttgcccagggaggttgtgaatgctccatccctggcagagttcaagaccaggttggatgaagccttgggtgccatggtttagtgtgaggtgtccctgcccatggcaggggggttggaactggatgatcttaaggtgctttccaaccctaactattctatgattctatgtttgaaGAGGTTTTACTTGGGGAAGGGACTTGGAGAAACAGCATCAACCATGCACTTTACACCCAGTCACTGGGACAGAAGCTAATGTAATGGGGGGACACTGCTGCACTGTCCTGTGATGATCTTGGTCCAATCCCAGAGTCCTAGatgggtttgtgttggaaggaaccttaaagctcatccagctccaacccctgccacaggcagggaccccttccactggagcagctgctccaagcccctgtgtccaacctggcctctccttctcagcctctcctccctCTCACCCACCACCCAAACCTATCACATTGCTATAACAGtaacatttctatttctctGATGCTCCTATACTAAACCCCAATCCCTGTGTTGGCGATACCGCGCTTGATTTAGAGCACTGATTGTTAATTCTGGCACGTCTCCTAccagcagtgatttttaaatagCAGGAGCTGGATGACTCTTTAGCAGAATAGCTCCTGGGGGACAGGGATTGGTTTTATTGACTGAGCCTCTTTTGCCTGGGGGTaacagcaaagctgtgctgCCTCTTTGCTCTGTAATTGTGAAGTTAACTAGCTTCTGCCGTGCTGTCAAGTAGATAGGCCTGCATCAGAAATTATTGCTCTTGCCTGCTGTGAGGTTTGCAGTGTGTCTTATTAAgtgttttcagctgctgctaAGCATTAAGGTGACTGATAATTTACCAGGTATTGAGGATCTTCTCTGTTTTCAAAGGGAAAGCTGCCTTTATTCAGCGTTTCCGTACTTGGTGAGTTTGGTGTAACTCTCATCCAGTGTGAAACTTCAAGTGAACATTAAAGGTAAAATAGACCCTGTGCAAGTAGGAAGCAGAGGTTCTGGGGTGGGAGTATATTATCAAGTAATGCTATATATGATTACTCTAACTTCTATTAGTTCatccatagaatcccagcctggtttgtgttggaagggaccttaaagctcctctagctccaacccctgccacagtcagggaccccttccactggagcagctgctccaagcccctgtgtccaacctggccttgagcactgccagggatggggcagccacagcttctctgggcaccctgtgccagcgcctcagcaccctcacagggaacagcttctgccttagatcaTGGTCACTTGAGTTGAAGCATCCAAGTGACTTAGCCAGAGCAAAGTAATTCACTTATTTAGGCAGAGCAACCATTATGGATAGGCTGGCATGAACTGGGAGCAAGAGGCTGCCTTTGATTTCTCctttggggagaaaaagaaggaagagagacCTTTTATGTTCACCAaagggggagaagagagaggGCTGCTGGCCACTGACCATCCTTCACCATCCTTCACCATCCTTCTTGCTTGCCCTTGGTGCTGGCTCCATAGGCAGGAGCCAGAACTGCTTCTGGCCCTTTTCACACCAGATTCTCATGTTTTCCTACCAAAAGCCCTTACAGGGTTACTGGTGCTgagccaggcaggcagcagaatCCATGCATGTAGATATGGGACTCAAACTCACTTTTTGGCATTCCCTCTCCACCTTCAGACCTGAGCGGCAAGGCAAGGGAGCACACTGCACACATCCTGCTTTGGGGAGCTCAGAGCTGTGACTGGGATGCTGAAGGGGGGATCCTTCCCTTGCCCCGAACAGACACAGCTCCTGGTGAAACCCAAAGCGCTTCAACCCCTGGGGATGATGAATGTGTAAAATTACCCCGGGTTCAGATAAGATGGGAGCCTGATTCCTCTTTCAAGGGCTCATCAAACTGACAGCAGAAGCTCTTCTCCTTTTTACCTAAGGGTAAACTGCCAGGATTTGTCCTCATTAAGAGGATGAGTGCACTGAACACAGCTCCATTCATTTCAAAGGCTGCCAGGTTGGCAAGAGCCAGCCTGGTTCCTTTTCGATATCCCAAAGCCTAAGTGCAAGGTTGGATTATGTTGCatcctggttttaattttatctcTTCCTCTGGTAGAAGAGGCTGTAACCCAGATGCACAATTCTTACTTACTGAGGTTTTGATTCATTAAATGAATACCTGAATGGTTTCCCTTCCTCTGTGCACATCCCATGTGTTTTCCTGTTAGGATCAGCTCTGTCCTGGAGATGGGTAATTCCAGAGCTCTTCTATTGGGTAATTCCAGAATCTTGTGTATTGTAATTCAATTAAAACTGAAGTGCTTCCAAATCCAGGCAGTTACCTGAGAACTGACCTTTTGGTGGCCTCATTTTAAGCTGTTATCCCTATGGCACACAGCCCTTTACTGATGCTCTCCATGGCTGTGGTGGCATTTTATGGGGATATATAAGGAGGAAAGTTTATGACAATCTCTTGCATCCACTTCTCCTCCTTGCATTACCCCACACATCTCTCCTGGCTGCTCTTCCCCATGCAGCCCTGCTGAGCTAGGCTGAGTTCATTCGTGCAGGGATGTGTGGCCATTCCTTGGGGCTATGGGTACTTGGTACCATAGGAACCTGCTGCCTTCCTCAGCCTCATCGTCACCTGCTCGACTCCATCAGCAGCATCTCCCAAGCTGACACCACTGCACAAGGCAGAAAGGATGTAGCATAGGGCAGAGAAGGTCGTTTTGAGCATGAAAAGGGGCCTGTCCAGTGACACGAATCTCTGCCACTTTGCACCCAtctgtgtcatagaatcataggatagcttgtgttggaagggaccttcagaggtcatctagttccaaccccctgcaatgagcagtgACATCTTCAGCTTGATCAGCTAGCAGCCATAGGATCTCTTGAGACTAAGCCATGTGGATCAAACAGGCACATTGAAGTGGCAATGGGCTTTTCAACCAGCTTTTCCATGGCAATTAGTGCACTAGAAATCCCCCAGTGATGATAAGCCACCACTTCCCAAAGCAGGACCCCTTGCTCCTTGGTATGACTCTATTGCAACGACTTCATTCCTCCGTGAGCAAGTGCCTGCTGTCAGTGTAGCTGTGTTGTGATGGATGCTGCCCGAGTACAGCACTGACAGATACGTGCTGAAATGGTGTGAAAACGTTTGCAGCcaaagcaaagctggtgaagttTGGCTTTCAACCGGCTTAGCTGGGAGGTGAGCAGAACACGCTGGTTCAGCTGCAACCCTCATGGCACTGACAAGCAGCTCTAGGCATAGCTCTTGTCAGCAGTAGAAAGCAGATGACTTCTCTTATCTTCTTGACCCCTGTGCCATCCCTCAAGTCTTAGAAACcctcttttattgctttttcctCCATCCCTCATTATACTTTTAGTTAAATGCTTACGTAGGATGGTAAAGCTTTGACTCCTTGGAAAGAGCAGAACTGCATAAAGTATTGGGTGCTTTAATCcagaaactttattttttgGACATAAATAGTGAGAAGtcacatctttattttctcctcttcagaaatgctttcttttattgCTCTATGAGCATCTCTTGCATCGAAGGAGAGCTATCAGATACTGCCATGAAAATCACAGTGTACAGGAAAATGACAGTAAAAAACATGCTTCCCATGCTACAGGGGTGGGGAGcaaaggagcaggaggtgctggacACCCTTTGGACCAGTACAGCTCTCCTGGGGCATGTACACCAAGTGTGATTTCCACAGTGGCATCTGCCCCAGGGTCATATTTGTCTGCTGACATTTCCTGTGGGGAACAGGAAGGGAGCTCCTCACTTCTGTGCACTTCTGCAGCTGTGTCTTTGTGTCTATATTAAATACTGGGAGAGGAGGTGTATTAAAtacagaggaggccatggagctgctgtgagggctggagcagctctgctctggagccaggctgagagagctgggctggggcagcctggacaagagaaggctcctgaaggggagacctgagagcagctccagtgcctaaaggggctgcaggaaacctggagaggggcttgggacaagggcctgtagggacaggccaaggggaatggcttgaacctgccagaacaggggagactgagctgagctcttaggcagaagctgttccctgtgagggtgctgaggcgctggcacagggtgcccagagaagctgtggctgccccatccctggcagtgctcaaggccaggttggacacaggggcttggagcagctgctccagtggaaggggtccctgcccgtggcaggggttggagctggatgagcttaagcttccttccaaccccaaccagtTTGGGATCCTATGGTGCTAGCTAATCTGGACACAGGGATGTTACTGGTCATAAATCATCACTAATAAAGCCCACTATCTGGCATTTGTCTTGGGGCAAAATGACAGTCTGGTGTAGTAGATGGGAAGCAGATGGCCAGGCTTGCTCAAGGTGCAGCTTTGCCCTTTGCTGTTAACAGCTGGAAACAGGGTTTTGCTGATGTTTCTCAAAGTAATAACTTGCACCTACAGGGCTCCTGTGCTGTCTCCTATAGGCTATGGCACATCCTTTTGCTATCCAAGCCCTGGGTGAAAGCACCAAGCAAAGCAAGCATGGGACAGGGGCTGTGCTGACAGTGTTGAGAGGTTTGATGTGGAGATACCAGACCAAAGGTGACTTTGTTCAGGTGCTCACACTCCTGCCCATGAACAGGAGCCTGCAATCCTGCCTGCAGGCACCAGGGCAGTGCCATAGGGACCAGCAGGAGAAGATTCCTAAGGACACTTGCAGGACAAAATGGAGCACCAATACCTTGGTGGCCGTGTCTCACCATCAACAATGTTCCTGGTGTTTGCACTAATTCTACCCCTTGAGATCCTAAATTACATACACAACCCAAGCCATGTCTCTATCCTTCCCATGCAAGCACCAAGGGCAAAGCAGAAGCACATTCATGGTGTGGTGATGTTGGTGCATCCCTGCAGAGAGCCAGGTCAGCTACCACAGATGTGGTCCAGAGAGATCCAGAAGGCAGAAGTGGGAACCCACCCTTCCATACTGCATGGGCAAGAAGGCAGCAGTCCCCTTGGGAAGGTGGTAGCAGTGGTATGGAGAGGAGAAACCCTTCCAGTGATCCCtctggggaagagcagagccATAAGGTGCTTGAGGTCCATTCCTATGGGACAGTGGTGGCATTGTGCCCTTTGGTCCGTATCTACCCAGAGGTGTGTAGGCAGCATGTTTACCAATGGAAACATATTAGTATGACACTGATACCCAGCATAAGGATAAAATCAAATTGCATTGAAGACACAATAAGCTGTTTTGTTAAAGTATACACACACTTCAATTTGGATGGATATGATCAGCTACTATTGTCCGTGTTAAATAGTCATTTTCCTTTACACCCTCTTTTCAGTGGTATTCCCTAAAAGAGAATGACATCTTTTGGTTCATTTTGAATGggtctttcctgttctttctttttagaaTATCTAGCATGTTCATAGAAGTATATGATGATGAGAGAAGCAATGTTCAGAAAAATGATGAGCAGCATGATCCAGTATGAATATCCATATGTGTGTTCCGATCCCACATGTGTCTGCAGAAAGGCAAAGCATCCTTGGGCCAGTTTGACAGACAGGCTGTTTTCTTCTATGCTCACAGGGAAAAGTATCATGGCTATAAGTGTGAAGATTCCTAGAAAACATAAATACCAATGTTAGAGGTGAAGCTGTAGTAATGTTTATGTAGCTACTTGTAAACAGTCTACTTGAATTGGTTAGAACACCAGGAGTAGGACAAAGATTAATCCAGAGTTTTCCATTAGTCAAATAGGAGGGCATTTAAAGAACTTTCATCCCACATAATAGCATCTACTGTGTGTTTTCACACTGGCACTTGTAATTTCTGCTAAAATGAATGGGTTCTTTCTGATTATTCTTAGATAAGGCCATTCAGTGTAATTGGTTTGCACTGAATTTAGTACACTGTATTCACCCCTTGGGTGGCTTCCAGAATGCCTATTTGATACAAGCCCAAATTCATGGAGTGTGTATTAGCACAACTGGATAaaccctgagcaacctgctctgcaCCCAGGGATGGCTCAGCTTTGTTTAAGAGCTTAAACTTAAAGACCTcatgttctttccaacccaaatcattcagtgatgctgtgatGAGCCAAAAGGAGATGcaactgctctagtggaaggtgtccctgcctgtggcaggggttggaactggatgagctttaaggtcctttccaacacaaaccagtctgggattctatgttcTGGATCTACTTCCCATAGCCTTCTGAATATCCTGTGTGGCCATAGAAATATATGATGATGATAGAAGTTTGGTTACTTTGATGTTTAGCTAAATAATGCTTTTACATTTCTGCTTCCATAATGCAGGCATAATCTCTGACCACTGGGGAGTAGATGTGTATTCCTTCCCCTCTAGGTTCACCCTCCTACACATGTTCATGCTGAAACAGGTTCAGGGGTTTTATTCAGGTGGACACTGGACTTTCATGCCATCTGGCAGGAGAATTAGGAACCTTCAAGATGCACTCACACATCAAATGATGCATGAATGCTTATAAAGATGTGCCCAGGGCAAAATAGGCTTCCAGGTCATAGCACTTAGAGGGCAGTAAAAAGTAATCACAGTCCTCAGTCAATGCATTTGGGGTTTACTTTCTCACTAATATTTACTTTGGCATGCCCATGGTCCTTTCATTTCAGGTCAAAGCTTGCAGATTCAGGCTGTGTAATGGGTGCTGGGCTTGGAAAACGAACAACTTACCCATCTGCTTGTGTCAAATTTGAATGATTGTTAAACTTAGGCTTTTCCAcacctttttttgctgtgtttcaagGCATTCACAGCTGTTTGAGCATCTGTCTTTGAATGCTGTGTTAGCCTTGGTTGGAGAGAAAGGATTGGGTTTCACACCCCTACTTGCACTTGCTATCATTAAAACTACATTGATTTATATGATTCCCTTTCACCAAGGTGTGGGGTTGGCAAAGGCAGCTCACAGAGAGTGGCTGAAGCACAGGATGCTGCTCAAAGGAGAGCAAGCTCCAGCTCCACCAGTGAAGCATCCTCAGGCCTGACCAGCTCTTGAAGGACAGGGTATTCACAATGCAGTACTCTGTAATCAGGTGTCTCCAAAGAAAGTTTTCTGAGTGTGAACACAAAATAAGAGGAACACAAAATCCGCTTGAGACAAATGGAGAGTGAGAGTTGGAGTCGTTGCCATAGCAAGGTGAAGAGGGTAGGAAGGCACATTGGGAGCATTCCTGGGCGAATGAGGGGTTATACCTCCAGGGATCTGTTTGACAGGGTTCACATCTCCACTAACTCTGTCTCTACCTTTTATCTTCTCTGCTTTGGGAGTGCTAAAGCTGATTTTCATCTGTGAAAGTGTTATATTAgagaaggaaatacattttaccATGACTCAGTCCTCCTAACTGCCAAATCCCTGTGTTAATGCTGCTGCAGGTGTATTTGACTCAATGCGTGTCAGAAACGAAGCTAAAGTCCACCCTGTGGATTAGACCTTAGAGGCTCGATTTGATATGTAGGTAACTAAGTAACAAACATGCTACAAATACCATAAAGTAATGACATAATGTCTTAATGAGGTTACAGACTGCAATGTAATCACATCTAGTGCACACTCTTCTGTTACAGTTTCATTATGTATTTGTCATCCTATTCTTCTCGGTGTGCGTCATGCATTAAATGATGCTGTACCTGCTTAGggcttttccatttccatttttgcTGCTGGTGAACCCTGATTCCTACTGATCGATGGTGTCACTTCAAGTACATAATGCTGTTTTACTGGTACTTAAAAGGTAGTTTCCAGATATCCCAGCAGAGGCAGTTAAAAACCTAAACAGAACCCTTTTCCAAGTGCTTCTTTTCACACATATATGTATTCCATAATCTCGGAACTGATGACAGTTCAATATTCATCCATATGGTGGGCAGAAAGTGATCAGCATGGGACGCGTTACTCACCACATAAGGAATTCCAGGTATAGACTCCAATAGGTCCCAGAAAGGTCTGGTAGGGATTACTGACAGCATTAGTGCAGGTAAATCCAGAGCTCAGGAGGGAACTCAGTAAACTGAGGACCAGGATCACAATAATAGCTGTGATCATGCTTTTTGCACTGGTGTTGCTCAGGTTATCTGCAACTGAAATACAATGGATTAGCATTGATAATCTGCCTTCCAGCACAGTCTGGTGGGCTGAGAAGAGCTGATGGCTTGCTGACAGGGCTGTAATTAAAAGCTAATAATAAAAGCTAATAATAGGTGATCTGTAGAGATCGGGATGTACAAAGAACAGTAGGCTCGGACATGGCACTTGAACCTGAATCTGTAAGGGGATGAAGGCACATTAGGATGAAATAAGTGCATGGCTGAACATCCTGCAAGCACACAAACTTCTGGAGCATCGGTTGGGTAGGAAACTCCTATTCTGTAATACTCCTGTAAATCTTTCTTCTTGACATGGACAGACAGAAATCGCTTAAATCAGATCAGAAAACCAGGTATTCCTCTGCCCATAGGTCCTGAGATGACTGGTAACTTGTACAGGTGCCTTTCTAAAACTCGGCTCCAACTGTAGATTATTTCCTTCTAATATAGCAGCATTCCCCCTCATATGGAATGAATCTGACAAGGGGAACAGCTTCTAAAAGTCCCTTTAGCCTGAATTGCTAGGGCAAATGTAACTAAGCAcagtcaaggccaggttggatgggacttggagcaagctgctctagtggaaggtgtccctgtccatggcagggggttggaactggtcccttccaacccaaaccagactgcgattctatgatttatggaGAGATGAGGCATGGTGGAGCTGGGGTTTGTATCCTGATTAGGTACATACCTACATACATGTCTCCATGTCCTGCAGAAAAAGAATAGGTGGAGGCAGTATCTGCTCCATTCTTTTGAAAGCAAGGAGCAactcctgctttgtttttactgGGAGAACTGGGTGCACAGAGCACTGCGGATCCCAAGGGGTTGGTGGC of the Melopsittacus undulatus isolate bMelUnd1 chromosome 4, bMelUnd1.mat.Z, whole genome shotgun sequence genome contains:
- the CLRN3 gene encoding clarin-3 — its product is MPSRTKTAMFGFAFLTCLCSFVVICVVLASQHWMSSKVRFMGTNSSTTVSLTYGLFSGTCAQSVDAGLQLSSKTFKVADNLSNTSAKSMITAIIVILVLSLLSSLLSSGFTCTNAVSNPYQTFLGPIGVYTWNSLCGIFTLIAMILFPVSIEENSLSVKLAQGCFAFLQTHVGSEHTYGYSYWIMLLIIFLNIASLIIIYFYEHARYSKKKEQERPIQNEPKDVILF